One Streptomyces sp. SAI-135 DNA segment encodes these proteins:
- a CDS encoding nitrite/sulfite reductase — protein MAATPQNPAAAAPRRKVSRHRGEGQWAAGHHTPLNGNEQFKKDDDGLNVRTRIETIYSKRGFDSIDPNDLRGRMRWWGLYTQRKPGIDGGKTAILEPEELDDKYFMLRVRIDGGRLTTQQLRVIGEISEEFARGSADVTDRQNIQLHWIRIEDVPEIWNRLEAVGLSTTEACGDCPRVVIGSPVAGIAEDEIIDGSWAIDEIHERYIGSKEFSNLPRKFKTAISGSPLLDVVHEINDVAFVGVEHPEHGPGFDLWVGGGLSTNPKLGVRLGAWVPLAEVPEVWAGVVGIFRDWGYRRLRNRARLKFLVADWGPEKFRQVLEDDYLKRKLVDGPAPAEPTGRWRDHVGVHRQNDGLFYVGFAPRVGRVDGTTLTKIAEVAEAHGSGRIRTTVEQKMIILDVEEAQVQPLVEALEALDLTARPSSFRRGTMACTGIEYCKLAIVETKARGSQLIDELERRIPDFDEPLTINLNGCPNACARIQVADIGLKGQLVLNDRGEQVEGYQVHLGGALGLEAGFGRKVRGLKVTSEELPDYVERVLKRYQAEREDGERFAAWASRASEEALS, from the coding sequence CGGACACGCATTGAGACGATCTACTCGAAGCGCGGCTTCGACTCGATCGACCCCAACGACCTGCGCGGCCGCATGCGCTGGTGGGGCCTGTACACCCAGCGCAAGCCCGGGATCGACGGCGGCAAGACCGCGATCCTGGAGCCGGAGGAGCTGGACGACAAGTACTTCATGCTGCGGGTGCGGATCGACGGCGGACGCCTCACCACCCAGCAGCTCCGCGTCATCGGCGAGATCTCCGAGGAGTTCGCGCGCGGCAGCGCCGACGTCACCGACCGGCAGAACATCCAGCTGCACTGGATCCGCATCGAGGACGTCCCGGAGATCTGGAACCGCCTGGAGGCGGTCGGTCTCTCCACCACCGAGGCCTGCGGCGACTGCCCGCGTGTCGTCATCGGCTCGCCGGTCGCCGGCATCGCCGAGGACGAGATCATCGACGGTTCCTGGGCGATCGACGAGATCCACGAGCGGTACATCGGCAGCAAGGAGTTCTCCAACCTGCCCCGCAAGTTCAAGACGGCGATCTCCGGCTCCCCGCTCCTCGACGTGGTCCACGAGATCAACGACGTCGCGTTCGTCGGTGTCGAGCATCCCGAGCACGGGCCCGGCTTCGACCTGTGGGTCGGCGGCGGCCTGTCCACCAACCCGAAGCTCGGCGTGCGGCTCGGTGCCTGGGTGCCGCTGGCCGAGGTGCCCGAGGTGTGGGCCGGCGTGGTCGGCATCTTCCGCGACTGGGGCTACCGCCGGCTGCGCAACCGCGCCCGTCTGAAGTTCCTCGTCGCCGACTGGGGCCCGGAGAAGTTCCGCCAGGTCCTGGAGGACGACTACCTCAAGCGCAAGCTGGTCGACGGCCCCGCGCCCGCCGAGCCCACGGGCCGCTGGCGCGACCACGTCGGCGTGCACCGCCAGAACGACGGCCTCTTCTACGTCGGTTTCGCCCCGCGCGTCGGCCGCGTCGACGGCACCACGCTGACGAAGATCGCCGAGGTCGCGGAGGCCCACGGCTCGGGCCGGATCCGGACCACCGTCGAACAGAAGATGATCATCCTCGATGTCGAGGAGGCGCAGGTCCAGCCGCTCGTCGAGGCCCTGGAGGCGCTGGACCTGACGGCCAGGCCCTCGTCCTTCCGGCGCGGCACCATGGCCTGCACCGGCATCGAGTACTGCAAGCTCGCCATCGTCGAGACCAAGGCGCGCGGCTCGCAGCTGATCGACGAACTCGAGCGCCGCATCCCCGACTTCGACGAGCCGCTCACCATCAACCTCAACGGCTGCCCCAACGCCTGCGCCCGTATCCAGGTGGCGGACATCGGTCTCAAGGGCCAGCTCGTCCTCAACGACCGGGGCGAGCAGGTCGAGGGCTACCAGGTGCACCTGGGCGGCGCGCTCGGACTGGAGGCCGGGTTCGGCCGCAAGGTGCGCGGTCTGAAGGTCACCTCCGAGGAACTGCCCGACTACGTCGAGCGGGTCCTGAAGCGGTACCAGGCCGAGCGCGAGGACGGCGAGCGCTTCGCCGCCTGGGCCTCCCGCGCCTCCGAGGAGGCTCTGTCATGA